In one Mesorhizobium australicum genomic region, the following are encoded:
- the infB gene encoding translation initiation factor IF-2 — MSDTKSDDDKTLSVNVKKTLSLKPAGVTQGTVRQNFSHGRTKQVVVETKKRKFPLPGEKPTPAAPVLVPKPAAPPVVAKPVVVEPPRPRPAPAPERSGVVLNELSRDEMEARRRALAGSQAREAEDRQKAAEEARRRADEEERRKKEREESARRQAEEEARLKREAEARKRAEEDARRRAPAATADAMVPDEDEPVRPRSGGGGAGGRGAPAALPPRRIATPEVARPAKGKTDEERRRGKLTVTAALTDGDGRGRSLSAMRRRQEKFKRGMQNEPREKISREVTLPETITIQDLAQRMSERAVDVVKYFMKQGQMMKPGDLIDADTAELVATDFGHTVKRVAESDIEGAMFKVEDKPENMEPRPPVVTIMGHVDHGKTSLLDAIRHAKVAAGEAGGITQHIGAYQVDKDGHLITFLDTPGHEAFTAMRARGAQATDIAVLVVAADDSVMPQTIESINHAKAAGVPIIVAINKIDKPSANAQKVRTELLRHEVFVESMGGEVLDVEVSATKGTGIDKLLEAIILQAEVLDLKADPDRTAEGVVIEARLDKGRGPVATVLVQTGTLIPGDIIVVGNEWGRVRALIDDQGDSVETAGPSMPVEVLGLQGVPRAGDTFGTTETEAKAREISEYRQRLAREKAVAKHAGQRGSLEQMMSQLQTVGVKEFPLIIKGDVQGSVEAIAIALEKLGTDEVRARIVHSGAGAITESDISLAETSGAAIIGFNVRANPQARQAAEQAGIEIRYYNVIYNLVDDVKQAMSGLLSPERRETFLGNAEILEVFDITKVGKIAGCRVTEGRVERGAGVRLIRDNVVIHEGTLKTLKRFKDEVSEVPVGQECGMAFQNYENIQVGDIIECFRVEMVTRTL, encoded by the coding sequence ATGAGCGATACGAAATCAGACGACGACAAGACGCTGAGCGTCAATGTGAAGAAGACTTTGAGCCTCAAGCCGGCCGGCGTGACGCAGGGCACGGTGCGCCAGAACTTCTCGCATGGCCGCACGAAGCAGGTCGTCGTCGAAACCAAGAAGCGGAAATTCCCGCTGCCCGGCGAGAAGCCGACGCCGGCGGCGCCTGTGCTCGTGCCGAAGCCGGCGGCTCCCCCCGTCGTGGCGAAGCCGGTCGTCGTCGAGCCGCCGCGTCCGCGGCCTGCCCCCGCACCGGAGCGGTCGGGCGTGGTCCTGAACGAGCTGTCGCGCGACGAGATGGAAGCACGCCGCCGTGCGCTTGCAGGATCGCAGGCGCGCGAGGCGGAGGACCGCCAGAAGGCCGCCGAGGAAGCGCGCCGCCGCGCCGACGAAGAAGAGCGCCGCAAGAAGGAGCGCGAGGAATCCGCCCGCCGGCAGGCTGAGGAGGAAGCGCGGCTGAAGCGCGAGGCGGAAGCACGCAAGCGCGCCGAGGAAGATGCGCGCCGTCGCGCTCCCGCCGCGACCGCCGATGCCATGGTTCCGGACGAGGACGAGCCAGTGCGTCCACGCAGCGGAGGTGGAGGTGCTGGTGGCAGAGGTGCGCCCGCAGCCCTTCCGCCTCGCCGCATCGCCACGCCCGAGGTCGCCCGCCCGGCAAAGGGCAAGACCGACGAGGAGCGTCGCCGCGGCAAGCTGACCGTGACCGCCGCGCTGACCGACGGTGACGGCCGTGGCCGTTCGCTGTCCGCGATGCGCCGCCGCCAGGAGAAGTTCAAGCGCGGCATGCAGAACGAGCCGCGCGAGAAGATCTCCCGCGAGGTCACGCTGCCTGAGACGATCACGATCCAGGATCTGGCGCAGCGCATGTCCGAGCGCGCCGTCGACGTCGTTAAGTATTTCATGAAGCAGGGCCAGATGATGAAGCCCGGCGACCTGATCGACGCCGACACCGCGGAACTGGTCGCGACCGACTTCGGCCACACAGTCAAGCGCGTCGCCGAGTCCGACATCGAAGGCGCGATGTTCAAGGTCGAGGACAAGCCCGAGAACATGGAGCCGCGTCCGCCGGTGGTCACCATCATGGGCCACGTCGACCACGGCAAGACCTCACTGCTCGACGCCATCCGCCATGCCAAGGTGGCGGCGGGCGAGGCCGGCGGCATCACCCAGCACATCGGTGCCTACCAGGTCGACAAGGATGGCCACCTGATCACCTTCCTCGACACGCCCGGCCACGAGGCGTTCACCGCCATGCGTGCCCGTGGTGCGCAGGCGACGGACATCGCGGTCCTGGTGGTGGCGGCGGACGACAGCGTGATGCCGCAGACGATCGAGTCCATCAACCACGCCAAGGCGGCGGGGGTCCCGATCATCGTGGCGATCAACAAGATCGACAAGCCGTCGGCCAACGCGCAGAAGGTCCGCACCGAACTGCTCCGCCACGAGGTGTTCGTGGAATCGATGGGTGGCGAAGTGCTCGACGTCGAGGTGTCGGCCACCAAGGGCACCGGCATCGACAAGCTGCTGGAAGCGATCATCCTGCAGGCCGAAGTGCTCGACCTGAAGGCCGATCCGGACCGCACGGCCGAGGGCGTCGTCATCGAGGCGCGCCTCGACAAGGGCCGCGGCCCGGTCGCTACCGTTCTGGTGCAGACCGGCACGCTCATCCCCGGCGACATCATCGTCGTCGGCAACGAGTGGGGCCGCGTGCGCGCGCTGATCGACGATCAGGGCGACAGCGTCGAGACGGCGGGTCCGTCCATGCCGGTCGAAGTGCTCGGCCTGCAGGGCGTCCCGCGCGCCGGCGACACGTTCGGCACCACCGAGACCGAGGCGAAGGCGCGCGAGATCAGCGAATATCGCCAGCGTCTCGCCCGCGAGAAGGCGGTGGCCAAGCATGCCGGCCAGCGCGGCTCGCTTGAGCAGATGATGTCGCAGCTCCAGACAGTCGGCGTGAAGGAATTCCCGCTGATCATCAAGGGCGACGTGCAGGGCTCGGTCGAGGCGATCGCGATCGCGCTCGAGAAGCTCGGCACCGACGAGGTGCGCGCCCGCATCGTCCACTCGGGGGCGGGCGCCATCACGGAGAGCGATATCTCGCTCGCCGAGACGTCGGGCGCTGCGATCATCGGCTTCAACGTGCGTGCGAACCCGCAGGCCCGCCAGGCGGCCGAGCAGGCCGGCATCGAGATCCGCTACTACAACGTCATCTACAATCTGGTGGACGACGTGAAGCAGGCGATGTCGGGTCTTCTGTCGCCGGAGCGTCGCGAGACGTTCCTGGGCAATGCGGAAATCCTCGAGGTCTTCGACATCACGAAGGTCGGCAAGATCGCGGGCTGCCGCGTCACCGAAGGTCGTGTCGAGCGCGGTGCGGGCGTGCGCCTGATCCGCGACAACGTCGTGATCCACGAGGGCACGCTGAAGACGCTCAAGCGCTTCAAGGACGAGGTCTCCGAGGTTCCCGTCGGTCAGGAATGCGGTATGGCGTTCCAGAACTACGAGAACATCCAGGTCGGCGACATCATCGAGTGCTTCCGCGTAGAGATGGTGACGCGGACGCTCTGA
- the rbfA gene encoding 30S ribosome-binding factor RbfA, producing MSGTTGPSQRMLRVGEQVRHALAEVLARGEVRDDVIEQTVISVSEVRMSPDLKIATAFVAPLAAKDNDAVIKALAQNAKFIRGRVSGALRQMKYMPEFRFRLDTSFDNMAKIDRLLRSPEVARDLDKEDDE from the coding sequence ATGAGTGGAACCACCGGACCATCCCAGCGCATGCTGCGCGTCGGCGAGCAGGTGCGTCATGCGCTTGCCGAAGTCCTCGCGCGGGGCGAGGTGCGTGACGACGTCATCGAGCAGACCGTGATCTCGGTCTCGGAAGTGCGCATGTCGCCAGACCTGAAGATCGCGACGGCCTTCGTCGCGCCGCTGGCGGCCAAGGACAACGACGCGGTGATCAAGGCGCTGGCGCAGAATGCCAAGTTCATCCGCGGCAGGGTCTCAGGCGCGCTGCGCCAGATGAAATACATGCCGGAATTCCGCTTCCGTCTCGACACGAGCTTCGACAACATGGCGAAGATCGACCGGCTGCTGCGTTCGCCGGAAGTGGCGCGGGATCTCGACAAGGAAGACGACGAGTGA
- the truB gene encoding tRNA pseudouridine(55) synthase TruB — MSKPRRKKGRNISGWVVLDKPAGMGSTEAVSKVKWLYRAEKAGHAGTLDPLASGMLPIALGEATKTVPYVMDGAKIYRFTVAWGEERATDDLEGGATATSADRPTEAQIRALLPKYTGVIMQVPPQFSAIKIDGERAYDIARAGETVEIAAREIEIGRLDIVELPDEGHTTFEVECGKGTYVRSLARDMGRDLGCYGHVSDLRRELVEPFETDDLVTVAELEAAAGIVRNPDGTETRPDPDETPTAFGALDELLVDTVVALDSLPEIPLGDDAAQKVRLGNPVIVRGRDAPVEAADAFATQRGKLVAIGSVEAGMFKPRRVFTA, encoded by the coding sequence GTGAGCAAGCCGCGCAGGAAGAAGGGCCGGAACATCTCCGGCTGGGTAGTGCTCGACAAGCCCGCCGGGATGGGCTCGACCGAAGCCGTCTCGAAGGTCAAGTGGCTCTATCGCGCCGAAAAGGCCGGTCATGCCGGCACGCTCGATCCGCTCGCCTCCGGCATGCTGCCGATCGCGCTGGGCGAGGCGACGAAGACCGTTCCCTATGTGATGGACGGGGCGAAGATCTACCGCTTCACGGTGGCCTGGGGCGAGGAGCGCGCGACCGACGATCTGGAAGGCGGAGCTACCGCGACGTCCGCCGACCGGCCGACCGAGGCGCAGATCCGTGCGCTTTTGCCGAAATACACCGGCGTGATCATGCAGGTGCCGCCGCAGTTCTCGGCGATCAAGATCGATGGCGAGCGCGCCTACGACATCGCCCGCGCGGGGGAGACGGTCGAAATCGCCGCGCGCGAGATCGAGATCGGTAGGCTCGACATCGTCGAACTGCCGGACGAGGGCCACACGACCTTCGAGGTCGAATGCGGCAAGGGCACCTATGTCCGCTCGCTTGCCCGCGACATGGGCCGCGATCTCGGCTGCTACGGCCATGTCAGCGACCTGCGCCGCGAACTGGTCGAGCCGTTCGAGACGGACGATCTCGTGACGGTGGCCGAGCTTGAGGCGGCCGCCGGCATCGTCCGCAATCCGGACGGCACCGAAACCCGCCCCGACCCGGACGAGACGCCCACGGCCTTCGGCGCCCTCGACGAGCTTCTGGTGGATACCGTCGTCGCGCTCGACAGCCTGCCGGAGATCCCGCTGGGCGACGACGCGGCGCAGAAGGTGCGGCTCGGCAATCCTGTCATCGTGCGCGGCCGCGACGCACCCGTCGAGGCGGCGGATGCGTTTGCCACGCAGCGCGGCAAGCTGGTCGCGATCGGCTCGGTGGAGGCCGGCATGTTCAAGCCGCGCCGGGTTTTCACGGCTTAG
- the corA gene encoding magnesium/cobalt transporter CorA, with the protein MAVEKAEPVQKRTRTKRSPIGAPPGTLIADPTAPQPALTLTGVAADSSMLFENASLETVRHCRAEWPLVWIDCVGLGNVDLIRELGTIFGLHPLALEDTVNTSQRPKADFYDDHAYVVMRMIDHPTSRRWEQISVFFGDNFVITFQERAGDPFAPVRKRIEATLPNRLRTRKADYLAYALIDAIVDSYFGPIETIGDQIDHIEDEMLAGPRKHHLRDLHLLRREVVALKRALWPLRDALAALTRADAPYIHRETAVYFNDTLDHSVRLIDAVDTDRELLTELLDTHNSLSQARVSEVISILTIVSSIFIPLTFLAGIWGMNFDPQASPWNMPELEWSYGYPAALAFMLFVALALLGYFKWRKWL; encoded by the coding sequence ATGGCAGTCGAGAAAGCAGAACCAGTCCAGAAGCGGACGCGCACCAAGCGCTCCCCGATCGGTGCCCCGCCGGGCACGCTGATCGCCGATCCCACGGCGCCCCAGCCGGCGCTGACGCTCACCGGCGTTGCCGCAGACAGTTCGATGCTGTTCGAGAACGCCAGCCTCGAGACAGTTCGCCACTGCCGCGCCGAATGGCCGCTCGTCTGGATCGACTGTGTCGGCCTCGGCAATGTCGATCTCATCCGCGAGCTCGGCACGATCTTCGGCCTGCACCCGCTGGCGCTCGAGGATACGGTCAACACCAGCCAGCGCCCGAAGGCGGATTTCTACGACGACCATGCCTATGTCGTCATGCGCATGATCGACCATCCCACGTCGCGGCGCTGGGAGCAGATATCGGTCTTCTTCGGCGACAATTTCGTCATCACCTTCCAGGAGCGGGCGGGCGATCCCTTCGCGCCGGTGCGCAAGCGCATCGAGGCGACGCTGCCGAACCGGCTCCGCACGCGCAAGGCCGACTATCTGGCTTACGCTCTCATCGATGCGATCGTAGACAGCTATTTCGGGCCGATCGAGACGATCGGCGACCAGATCGACCACATCGAGGACGAGATGCTGGCGGGACCGCGCAAGCACCACCTGCGCGACCTCCACCTGCTGCGCCGGGAGGTCGTGGCGCTGAAGCGGGCGCTCTGGCCGCTGCGCGATGCCCTTGCAGCGCTGACGCGCGCCGATGCGCCCTATATCCATCGCGAGACGGCGGTCTATTTCAACGACACGCTGGATCATTCCGTCCGGCTGATCGACGCGGTCGATACGGACCGCGAACTGCTGACCGAGCTTCTGGACACCCATAACTCGCTCTCTCAGGCGAGGGTGAGCGAGGTGATCTCGATCCTCACCATCGTTTCCTCGATCTTCATCCCGCTGACCTTCCTGGCGGGAATATGGGGCATGAACTTCGACCCGCAGGCCTCGCCCTGGAACATGCCGGAGCTCGAGTGGAGCTATGGCTATCCCGCCGCGCTGGCCTTCATGCTGTTTGTGGCGCTGGCCCTGCTCGGCTACTTCAAATGGCGGAAGTGGCTTTAG
- the rpsO gene encoding 30S ribosomal protein S15: MSLTAERKTELMKEFATKPGDTGSPEVQVAIYSERIKNLTEHFKDHKKDNHSRRGLLALVSQRRRLLDYLKGKDEARYNALIEKLGLRR, from the coding sequence ATGTCGCTGACTGCTGAGCGTAAGACTGAACTGATGAAGGAATTTGCGACCAAGCCGGGCGACACGGGTTCGCCGGAGGTCCAGGTTGCCATCTATTCGGAGCGCATCAAGAACCTGACCGAACATTTCAAGGATCACAAGAAGGACAACCACTCGCGTCGTGGCCTTCTCGCCCTTGTCTCCCAGCGCCGCCGCCTGCTCGACTATCTGAAGGGCAAGGACGAGGCGCGCTACAACGCGCTGATCGAGAAGCTCGGCCTGCGCCGCTAA
- the pnp gene encoding polyribonucleotide nucleotidyltransferase produces MFNHHKVEIEWGGRPLILETGKIARQADGAVLATYGESVVLATVVSMKEPKPGQDFFPLTVNYQEKTYAAGKIPGGYFKREGRPSEKETLVSRLIDRPIRPLFPAGYKNDTQVVVTVMQHDLENDPDVLSMVAASAALTLSGVPFMGPVGAARVGYINGQYVLNPHVDEIPESKLDLVVAGTSDAVLMVESEAQELDEPTMLGAVMFGHKAFQPVIDAIIKLAEVAAKEPRDFTPDDLSGLEAEMLAIVGDELREAYKNVDKQKRYAAVDAVKAKVKAAFAPVGDEPAKYAADKVGAVFKELQAKVVRWNILDTKSRIDGRDLTTVRKIVSEVGILPRTHGSALFTRGETQAIVVATLGTGEDEQYVDSLTGMYKEKFLLHYNFPPYSVGETGRMGSPGRREIGHGKLAWRAIRPMLPAAEQFPYTIRVVSEITESNGSSSMATVCGTSLALMDAGVPLAKPVAGIAMGLILEGDRYAVLSDILGDEDHLGDMDFKVAGTNAGITSLQMDIKIAGITEEIMKVALDQAKGGREHILGEMSNALSGARSELGEFAPRIEVMHVPTDKIRDVIGSGGKVIREIVEKTGAKINIEDDGTVKIASSNAKEIEAAKKWIHSIVAEPEVGEIYEGTVVKTADFGAFVNFFGPKDGLVHISQLANDRVQKTTDVVKEGQKVFVKLMGFDERGKVRLSMKVVDQTTGKEIPKSEKKAEEAAE; encoded by the coding sequence ATGTTCAATCACCACAAGGTGGAGATCGAGTGGGGCGGCCGTCCGCTCATCCTCGAGACCGGCAAGATCGCCCGCCAGGCCGACGGCGCCGTGCTCGCGACCTATGGCGAGAGCGTCGTTCTCGCGACCGTCGTCTCGATGAAGGAGCCGAAGCCCGGCCAGGACTTCTTCCCGCTCACCGTCAACTACCAGGAAAAGACCTACGCCGCCGGCAAGATCCCGGGCGGCTACTTCAAGCGCGAGGGCCGTCCGAGCGAGAAGGAGACGCTGGTCTCCCGCCTGATCGACCGCCCGATCCGCCCGCTCTTCCCGGCCGGCTACAAGAACGACACCCAGGTCGTCGTCACCGTCATGCAGCATGACCTGGAGAACGATCCGGACGTCCTGTCGATGGTCGCCGCCTCCGCCGCGCTGACCCTGTCGGGCGTTCCGTTCATGGGCCCGGTGGGCGCTGCCCGCGTCGGCTACATCAACGGCCAGTATGTGCTGAACCCGCATGTCGACGAGATCCCGGAATCGAAGCTCGACCTCGTCGTCGCCGGCACGTCCGACGCGGTGCTGATGGTCGAGTCGGAAGCGCAGGAACTCGACGAGCCGACCATGCTCGGCGCCGTCATGTTCGGCCACAAGGCCTTCCAGCCGGTGATCGACGCGATCATCAAGCTGGCCGAGGTCGCCGCCAAGGAGCCGCGCGACTTCACGCCGGACGATCTGTCGGGCCTCGAGGCCGAGATGCTGGCGATCGTCGGCGACGAGCTGCGCGAAGCCTACAAGAACGTCGACAAGCAGAAGCGCTATGCCGCCGTCGACGCCGTGAAGGCCAAGGTGAAGGCCGCCTTCGCACCGGTCGGCGACGAGCCGGCCAAGTATGCCGCCGACAAGGTCGGCGCGGTGTTCAAGGAACTGCAGGCCAAGGTCGTGCGCTGGAACATCCTCGACACCAAGAGCCGCATCGATGGCCGTGACCTCACGACGGTCCGCAAGATCGTCTCCGAGGTCGGCATCCTGCCGCGCACCCACGGTTCGGCGCTGTTCACCCGCGGCGAGACCCAGGCGATCGTCGTCGCCACGCTCGGCACCGGCGAGGACGAGCAGTATGTCGACTCGCTGACCGGCATGTACAAGGAGAAGTTCCTCCTTCACTACAACTTCCCGCCCTACTCGGTCGGTGAGACGGGCCGCATGGGTTCGCCGGGACGCCGCGAGATCGGCCACGGCAAGCTCGCCTGGCGCGCCATCCGTCCGATGCTGCCGGCCGCCGAGCAGTTCCCCTACACGATCCGCGTCGTCTCCGAGATCACCGAGTCGAACGGCTCGTCCTCGATGGCGACCGTCTGCGGCACCTCGCTGGCGCTGATGGACGCGGGCGTTCCGCTGGCCAAGCCGGTCGCGGGCATCGCCATGGGCCTGATCCTCGAAGGCGACCGCTACGCGGTTCTCTCCGACATCCTCGGCGACGAGGACCACCTCGGCGACATGGACTTCAAGGTGGCGGGCACCAACGCGGGCATCACCTCGCTGCAGATGGACATCAAGATCGCCGGCATCACCGAGGAGATCATGAAGGTCGCGCTCGACCAGGCCAAGGGCGGCCGCGAGCACATCCTCGGCGAGATGTCGAACGCGCTCTCGGGCGCCCGTTCGGAACTCGGCGAGTTCGCGCCGCGCATCGAGGTCATGCACGTCCCGACCGACAAGATCCGCGACGTCATCGGCTCCGGCGGCAAGGTCATCCGCGAGATCGTCGAGAAGACCGGCGCCAAGATCAACATCGAGGACGACGGCACGGTGAAGATCGCCTCGTCGAACGCGAAGGAGATCGAGGCGGCCAAGAAGTGGATCCACTCGATCGTGGCCGAGCCGGAAGTGGGCGAGATTTACGAAGGCACGGTCGTCAAGACCGCCGACTTCGGCGCCTTCGTCAACTTCTTCGGCCCGAAGGACGGCCTCGTCCACATCTCGCAGCTCGCCAATGACCGCGTCCAGAAGACCACCGACGTCGTCAAGGAAGGCCAGAAGGTCTTCGTCAAGCTGATGGGCTTCGACGAGCGCGGCAAGGTGCGCCTGTCGATGAAGGTCGTCGACCAGACCACCGGCAAGGAAATCCCGAAGTCCGAGAAGAAGGCCGAAGAGGCCGCCGAGTAA
- a CDS encoding transposase produces the protein MALLHHLPRRCLGFDVAKETIAVSDGRTVEVIDNRRPAIRRFLRACRADFAVCEPTGGHETVLLDECLRLDLPAHRADTRKLKAFIRSRGRLGKSDAIDARELAAYGLERWASLALWQAADPRQERLKALVRRRDDLVAMKVAEQNRSKAPGAAELATTFRAVLAVLKRQIARVEQAIRTLMRSGVLKHRSAVVTAMAGIGQVTAAALLAAMPELGTMDRRQAAALAGLAPHPNESGKKVGYRRMRGGRPAVRTILYMPAMQAACGRGEFADFYKRLLAAGKKPILALAAVMRKIIVTLNARLRDAQMQQS, from the coding sequence ATGGCCCTTCTGCACCACCTTCCCCGCCGCTGCCTGGGCTTCGACGTCGCCAAGGAGACGATCGCCGTCTCCGATGGCCGCACCGTCGAGGTCATCGACAACCGCCGTCCCGCCATCCGCCGGTTTCTGCGGGCCTGCCGCGCCGATTTCGCCGTGTGCGAGCCGACCGGCGGCCACGAGACCGTCCTGCTCGACGAGTGCCTGCGCCTCGACCTGCCGGCACACCGCGCCGACACGCGCAAGCTCAAGGCCTTCATCCGTTCGCGTGGCCGGCTCGGCAAGAGCGACGCCATCGATGCGCGCGAGCTGGCCGCCTATGGCCTGGAGCGCTGGGCGAGCCTCGCCCTGTGGCAGGCCGCCGACCCCCGCCAGGAAAGGCTCAAGGCGCTGGTTCGCCGCCGCGACGACCTCGTGGCTATGAAGGTGGCCGAGCAGAACCGCTCGAAGGCGCCCGGGGCAGCCGAACTGGCCACGACCTTCCGAGCCGTGCTGGCCGTCCTGAAGCGACAGATCGCGCGCGTCGAGCAGGCAATCCGCACGCTCATGCGCAGCGGGGTGCTGAAGCACAGGAGCGCCGTCGTCACCGCCATGGCGGGCATCGGCCAAGTCACCGCCGCCGCCCTTCTCGCCGCGATGCCGGAACTCGGCACCATGGACCGAAGGCAGGCCGCCGCGCTGGCAGGCCTGGCGCCGCATCCCAACGAAAGCGGAAAGAAGGTCGGCTACCGACGCATGCGCGGCGGCCGCCCGGCCGTGCGAACCATACTCTACATGCCCGCCATGCAGGCCGCCTGCGGACGCGGCGAGTTCGCGGACTTCTACAAACGCCTGCTGGCCGCCGGAAAAAAGCCAATCCTCGCCCTCGCCGCTGTCATGCGAAAGATCATCGTGACCCTCAATGCCAGGCTAAGGGACGCTCAAATGCAGCAGAGTTGA
- a CDS encoding protein adenylyltransferase SelO encodes MSRATTLAASSEAPAIGRFDNSYARLPAGFHAAAEPARAAGPRLVKFNRELAAELGLDVAGIDDATLAAIFSGNAIPEGAEPVALAYAGHQFGHFVPQLGDGRAILLGEVVDTTGRRRDIQLKGAGPTRFSRNGDGLAAIGPVLREYLVSEAMAALGVPTTRSLAAVTTGNPVYRETRLPGAVVTRVAASHIRVGTFQYFAARSDVDAIRTLADHAIDRHYPQASEAANRYLALYEAILARQAALIARWMQLGFIHGVMNTDNMSIAGETIDYGPCAFMDEYHPAKVFSSIDRHGRYAFSNQPHIALWNLARLAECLLPLLHDDPEQAVPMAQEALGVFLPAFEAHYVDGMRPKLGLTSARDEDKALVKGLLETMAAGGADFTLTFRTLAGDAALLPQDVARSATRKLFADPAGFDAWARLWLERLALENVSAETRVALMNRANPKFIPRNHLVEELIAAAIERDDFGPFHEMLAVVTHPYDEQPGMERYAEPPQPEERVLQTFCGT; translated from the coding sequence ATGAGCAGAGCAACAACATTGGCGGCGTCGAGCGAAGCACCGGCGATCGGGCGCTTCGACAATTCCTATGCGCGGCTGCCCGCGGGCTTCCATGCCGCGGCGGAGCCTGCGCGTGCGGCAGGCCCGCGTCTGGTGAAGTTCAACCGGGAGCTGGCTGCCGAACTCGGCCTCGATGTCGCGGGCATCGACGACGCGACGCTGGCTGCCATCTTCTCCGGCAACGCGATACCCGAGGGCGCGGAGCCGGTCGCGCTGGCCTATGCCGGCCACCAGTTCGGCCATTTCGTGCCGCAGCTCGGCGACGGCCGGGCGATCCTGCTCGGCGAGGTGGTCGACACGACCGGCCGCCGCCGCGACATCCAGCTCAAGGGCGCGGGGCCGACGCGCTTCTCGCGCAATGGCGACGGGCTGGCGGCGATCGGCCCGGTGCTGCGCGAATATCTGGTCTCCGAAGCGATGGCGGCCCTCGGCGTGCCGACGACGCGCTCGCTGGCCGCCGTCACGACAGGCAATCCAGTCTATCGCGAGACCCGCCTGCCGGGCGCGGTGGTGACGCGCGTGGCCGCGAGCCATATCCGCGTCGGCACCTTCCAGTATTTCGCCGCGCGCAGCGACGTCGACGCGATCCGCACGCTGGCGGACCATGCCATCGACCGCCACTATCCTCAGGCGAGCGAGGCCGCCAACCGCTATCTCGCGCTCTACGAGGCGATCCTTGCCCGGCAGGCGGCGCTCATCGCCAGATGGATGCAGCTGGGCTTCATCCACGGCGTCATGAATACGGACAACATGTCGATCGCCGGCGAGACGATCGACTACGGCCCCTGCGCCTTCATGGACGAATACCATCCGGCCAAGGTGTTCTCGTCCATCGACCGGCATGGCCGCTACGCCTTTTCCAACCAGCCGCACATCGCGCTGTGGAACCTCGCGCGGCTGGCCGAGTGCCTGCTGCCGCTGCTGCACGACGATCCGGAACAGGCCGTGCCGATGGCGCAGGAGGCGCTAGGGGTGTTCCTGCCGGCCTTCGAGGCGCACTATGTCGACGGCATGCGCCCCAAGCTCGGCCTGACCAGCGCGCGCGACGAGGACAAGGCTCTGGTGAAGGGCCTGCTTGAAACGATGGCGGCCGGCGGCGCCGACTTCACGCTGACGTTCCGCACGCTGGCCGGTGACGCGGCCCTTCTCCCGCAGGATGTCGCGCGATCGGCGACGCGCAAGCTCTTCGCCGATCCTGCCGGCTTCGACGCCTGGGCGCGGCTGTGGCTGGAGCGCCTGGCGCTGGAGAATGTTTCGGCCGAGACGCGTGTTGCGCTGATGAACCGGGCCAATCCGAAGTTCATCCCGCGCAACCATCTGGTCGAGGAACTGATTGCCGCGGCGATCGAACGCGACGATTTCGGCCCGTTCCACGAGATGCTGGCGGTGGTCACGCATCCCTACGACGAGCAGCCGGGCATGGAGCGCTACGCCGAGCCGCCGCAGCCGGAAGAGCGCGTGCTGCAGACATTCTGCGGAACCTGA